A single window of Intrasporangium calvum DSM 43043 DNA harbors:
- a CDS encoding NUDIX hydrolase: MTASGAPLDAAEADPAASPAAYGLLRQDALAALSRWPAPDAEQEGLRVDYLAHLERHRDALSRNGPPAHLTGSVIVLDPAGERVLLTLHQKARRWFQFGGHFEAGDPSLLLGAAREAREESGIDGLTVLPDIVMLDRHPLGNAFGRCQEHLDVRYAAVAPTDAVHAVSTESLDVRWWPADRLPADTRAELRPLVTAAQRALGR; this comes from the coding sequence ATGACGGCGTCCGGGGCCCCGCTCGACGCAGCGGAGGCTGACCCGGCAGCCAGCCCAGCGGCATACGGGCTGCTTCGTCAGGACGCGCTCGCAGCCCTGAGCCGGTGGCCTGCACCCGATGCCGAGCAGGAGGGCCTGCGCGTCGACTACCTGGCTCACCTCGAGCGGCACCGCGACGCCCTCTCGCGGAACGGGCCCCCCGCCCACCTCACCGGGAGCGTCATCGTCCTCGACCCCGCCGGCGAGCGCGTGCTGCTCACCCTGCACCAGAAGGCCCGCAGGTGGTTCCAGTTCGGGGGCCACTTCGAGGCGGGCGACCCGTCCCTGCTGCTCGGCGCCGCCCGGGAGGCCCGCGAGGAGTCCGGGATCGACGGGCTCACCGTCCTGCCCGACATCGTCATGCTCGACCGGCACCCGCTCGGCAACGCCTTCGGCCGGTGCCAGGAGCACCTCGACGTGCGCTACGCCGCAGTGGCTCCGACTGACGCCGTCCACGCCGTCAGCACCGAGTCCCTCGACGTGCGCTGGTGGCCGGCGGACCGGCTCCCGGCCGACACCCGCGCCGAGCTGCGCCCGCTCGTGACTGCGGCCCAGCGCGCGCTGGGTCGCTGA
- a CDS encoding M48 family metallopeptidase — protein MTTSAREVRQTVVDGVTVEVRRSSRRRRTVSAYRQEGRLVVLVPARLTRAEEGEWVRTMLARVTASEQRQRRSDTELLTRAAHLSRTHLGGRARPSSVRWVSNQESRWGSCTPAEGSIRISDKVRVMPGWVLDYVLLHELAHLIEPGHGPAFWSLLSGYPRLERARGYLQGVSATAGLALTDD, from the coding sequence ATGACGACGTCCGCGAGAGAGGTGCGGCAGACCGTGGTCGACGGCGTCACCGTGGAGGTCCGGCGCAGCTCGCGGCGCCGTCGCACCGTCTCGGCCTATCGCCAGGAGGGCCGCCTCGTGGTCCTCGTCCCGGCCCGGCTGACCCGGGCGGAGGAGGGTGAGTGGGTCCGGACCATGCTGGCCCGGGTCACCGCGTCGGAGCAGCGGCAGCGCCGTTCGGACACGGAGCTGCTCACTCGCGCCGCCCACCTGTCGCGGACCCACCTCGGCGGCCGGGCGCGCCCGTCGAGCGTCCGTTGGGTGAGCAACCAGGAGTCCCGGTGGGGCTCCTGCACGCCCGCGGAGGGCTCGATCCGGATCTCCGACAAGGTGCGGGTCATGCCCGGCTGGGTGCTGGACTACGTCCTGCTGCACGAGCTCGCGCACCTCATCGAGCCGGGGCACGGGCCCGCCTTCTGGTCGCTGCTCAGCGGGTACCCGCGCCTCGAACGCGCCCGGGGCTACCTGCAGGGTGTCTCCGCGACGGCCGGTCTGGCGCTGACCGACGACTGA
- a CDS encoding DUF5679 domain-containing protein — protein MADETYKGEFYCVKCKEKREAEGKVVVSENGRRMAKGQCPVCGTNLNRILGKA, from the coding sequence ATGGCTGACGAGACCTACAAGGGCGAGTTCTACTGCGTGAAGTGCAAGGAGAAGCGCGAGGCCGAGGGCAAGGTCGTCGTGTCCGAGAACGGGCGACGCATGGCCAAGGGCCAGTGCCCCGTGTGCGGCACGAACCTCAACCGCATCCTGGGCAAGGCCTGA
- a CDS encoding ABC1 kinase family protein: MSRVSELPRKAVVRSAKLASVPLSFAGRTALGLGKRLGGRPAEIVAAELQARTAEQLFQVLGELKGGAMKFGQALSIFEAAFPEEMAGPYRAMLTKLQDSAPPMPTSTVHGVLRADLGTQWRRHFRSFDDHPAASASIGQVHRAMWEDGREVAVKIQYPGAGAALMSDLRQLSRVVKVAAGWVPGIELGPILDELRERMAEELDYRLEAENQAAFADAFTDDPDFRIPRLVRGTQHVIVSEWVEGRPLSEIIRDGSQRERDEAAQLYMEFLLAGPAEAGLLHADPHPGNFRITPDGRLGVVDFGAVNRLPEGMPPEMGRLLTAGLQGGAAAVLSGLRESGFVKPDIDVDAERLLEYLEPFIAPLRADEFTFTRSWLRGVFAHINDPRQPNYVLAYKLNLPPDYLLIHRVWGGGIGVLSQLGGTVRGREAVDAFLPGADLPPLSEPSPDE, from the coding sequence GTGAGCCGAGTGTCCGAGCTGCCGCGCAAGGCTGTCGTGCGCTCCGCCAAGCTCGCCAGCGTGCCCCTCAGCTTCGCCGGCCGCACCGCTCTCGGGCTCGGCAAGCGCCTCGGCGGCAGGCCGGCCGAGATCGTCGCCGCCGAGCTGCAGGCGCGCACGGCCGAGCAGCTCTTCCAGGTGCTCGGCGAGCTCAAGGGCGGGGCGATGAAGTTCGGCCAGGCGCTGTCGATCTTCGAGGCGGCCTTCCCCGAGGAGATGGCCGGCCCCTACCGGGCCATGTTGACCAAGCTGCAGGACAGCGCCCCACCCATGCCGACGAGCACCGTCCACGGCGTGCTCCGGGCCGACCTCGGGACCCAGTGGCGGCGACACTTCCGGTCCTTCGACGACCACCCTGCCGCGTCCGCCTCCATCGGCCAGGTCCACCGCGCGATGTGGGAGGACGGCCGCGAGGTGGCCGTCAAGATCCAGTACCCCGGCGCCGGGGCTGCCCTCATGAGCGACCTCCGGCAGCTCTCCCGGGTGGTCAAGGTGGCCGCCGGCTGGGTTCCGGGGATCGAGCTCGGGCCGATCCTGGACGAGCTGCGCGAGCGGATGGCCGAGGAGCTGGACTACCGCCTCGAGGCGGAGAACCAGGCGGCTTTCGCCGATGCCTTCACGGACGATCCCGACTTCCGGATCCCGCGCCTCGTCCGTGGGACCCAGCACGTCATCGTCTCCGAGTGGGTCGAGGGCCGGCCCCTGAGCGAGATCATCCGGGACGGCTCGCAACGCGAGCGGGACGAGGCAGCGCAGCTCTACATGGAGTTTCTCCTGGCCGGTCCCGCGGAGGCCGGGCTGCTGCACGCCGACCCCCATCCCGGCAACTTTCGCATCACTCCCGACGGCCGGCTCGGAGTGGTCGACTTCGGGGCGGTCAACCGCCTCCCCGAGGGCATGCCACCAGAGATGGGCCGGCTGCTCACGGCGGGCCTGCAGGGGGGCGCCGCGGCCGTGCTCAGCGGACTCCGGGAGTCGGGCTTCGTCAAACCGGACATCGACGTCGACGCGGAGCGTCTCCTCGAGTACCTCGAGCCCTTCATCGCACCGTTGCGGGCCGACGAGTTCACCTTCACGCGCAGCTGGCTGCGCGGCGTCTTCGCCCACATCAACGACCCACGGCAGCCCAACTACGTGCTCGCCTACAAGCTCAACCTGCCGCCGGACTACCTGCTCATCCACCGGGTCTGGGGTGGCGGGATCGGGGTGTTGAGCCAGCTCGGCGGAACGGTGCGCGGCCGTGAGGCGGTCGACGCGTTCCTTCCGGGGGCCGACCTGCCGCCGCTCTCCGAGCCGTCCCCCGACGAGTGA